From a region of the Pan paniscus chromosome 19, NHGRI_mPanPan1-v2.0_pri, whole genome shotgun sequence genome:
- the MINK1 gene encoding misshapen-like kinase 1 isoform X4, which translates to MGDPAPARSLDDIDLSALRDPAGIFELVEVVGNGTYGQVYKGRHVKTGQLAAIKVMDVTEDEEEEIKQEINMLKKYSHHRNIATYYGAFIKKSPPGNDDQLWLVMEFCGAGSVTDLVKNTKGNALKEDCIAYICREILRGLAHLHAHKVIHRDIKGQNVLLTENAEVKLVDFGVSAQLDRTVGRRNTFIGTPYWMAPEVIACDENPDATYDYRSDIWSLGITAIEMAEGAPPLCDMHPMRALFLIPRNPPPRLKSKKWSKKFIDFIDTCLIKTYLSRPPTEQLLKFPFIRDQPTERQVRIQLKDHIDRSRKKRGEKEETEYEYSGSEEEDDSHGEEGEPSSIMNVPGESTLRREFLRLQQENKSNSEALKQQQQLQQQQQRDPEAHIKHLLHQRQRRIEEQKEERRRVEEQQRREREQRKLQEKEQQRRLEDMQALRREEERRQAEREQEYIRHRLEEEQRQLEILQQQLLQEQALLLEYKRKQLEEQRQSERLQRQLQQEHAYLKSLQQQQQQQQLQKQQQQQLLPGDRKPLYHYGRGMNPADKPAWAREVEERTRMNKQQNSPLAKSKPGSTGPEPPIPQASPGPPGPLSQTPPMQRPVEPQEGPHKSLVAHRVPLKPYAAPVPRSQSLQDQPTRNLAAFPASHDPDPAIPAPTATPSARGAVIRQNSDPTSEGPGPSPNPPAWVRPDNEAPPKVPQRTSSIATALNTSGAGGSRPAQAVRARPRSNSAWQIYLQRRAERGTPKPPGPPAQPPGPPNASSNPDLRRSDPGWERSDSVLPASHGHLPQAGSLERNRVGASSKLDSSPVLSPGNKAKPDDHRSRPGRPADFVLLKERTLDEAPRPPKKAMDYSSSSEEVESSEEDEEEGEGGPAEGSRDTPGGRSDGDTDSVSTMVVHDVEEITGTQPPYGGGTMVVQRTPEEERNLLHADSNGYTNLPDVVQPSHSPTENSKGQSPPSKDGSGDYQSRGLVKAPGKSSFTMFVDLGIYQPGGSGDSIPITALVGGEGTRLDQLQYDVRKGSVVNVNPTNTRAHSETPEIRKYKKRFNSEILCAALWGVNLLVGTENGLMLLDRSGQGKVYGLIGRRRFQQMDVLEGLNLLITISGKRNKLRVYYLSWLRNKILHNDPEVEKKQGWTTVGDMEGCGHYRVVKYERIKFLVIALKSSVEVYAWAPKPYHKFMAFKSFADLPHRPLLVDLTVEEGQRLKVIYGSSAGFHAVDVDSGNSYDIYIPVHIQSQITPHAIIFLPNTDGMEMLLCYEDEGVYVNTYGRIIKDVVLQWGEMPTSVAYICSNQIMGWGEKAIEIRSVETGHLDGVFMHKRAQRLKFLCERNDKVFFASVRSGGSSQVYFMTLNRNCIMNW; encoded by the exons GACCCTGCTGGGATCTTTGAGCTTGTGGAGGTGGTCGGCAATGGAACCTACGGACAGGTGTACAAG GGTCGGCATGTCAAGACGGGGCAGCTGGCTGCCATCAAGGTCATGGATGTCACGGAG GACGAGGAGGAAGAGATCAAACAGGAGATCAACATGCTGAAAAAGTACTCTCACCACCGCAACATCGCCACCTACTACGGAGCCTTCATCAAGAAGAGCCCCCCAGGAAACGATGATCAGCTCTGG CTGGTGATGGAGTTCTGTGGTGCTGGTTCGGTGACTGACCTGGTAAAGAACACGAAAGGCAACGCCCTGAAGGAGGACTGTATCGCCTATATCTGCAGGGAGATCCTCAGG GGTCTGGCCCATCTCCATGCCCACAAGGTGATCCATCGAGACATCAAGGGGCAGAATGTGCTGCTGACAGAGAATGCTGAGGTCAAGCTAG TGGATTTTGGGGTGAGTGCTCAGCTGGACCGCACCGTGGGCAGACGGAACACTTTCATTGGGACTCCCTACTGGATGGCTCCAGAGGTCATCGCCTGTGATGAGAACCCTGATGCCACCTATGATTACAGG AGTGATATTTGGTCTCTAGGAATCACAGCCATCGAGATGGCAGAGGGAGCCCCCC CTCTGTGTGACATGCACCCCATGCGAGCCCTCTTCCTCATTCCTCGGAACCCTCCGCCCAGGCTCAAGTCCAAGAAGTG GTCTAAGAAGTTCATTGACTTCATTGACACATGTCTCATCAAGACTTACCTGAGCCGCCCACCCACGGAGCAGCTACTGAAGTTTCCCTTCATCCGGGACCAGCCCACGGAGCGGCAGGTCCGCATCCAGCTTAAGGACCACATTGACCGATCCCGGAAGAAGCGGGGTGAGAAAG AGGAGACAGAATATGAGTACAGCGGCAGCGAGGAGGAAGATGACAGCCATGGAGAGGAAGGAGAGCCAAG CTCCATCATGAACGTGCCTGGAGAGTCGACTCTACGCCGGGAGTTTCTCCGGCTCCAGCAGGAAAATAAGAGCAACTCAGAGGCtttaaaacagcagcagcagctgcagcagcagcagcagcgagaCCCCGAGGCACACATCAAACACCTGCTGCACCAGCGGCAGCGGCGCATAGAGGAGCAGAAGGAGGAGCGGCGCCGCGTGGAGGAG CAACAGCGGCGGGAGCGGGAGCAGCGGAAGCTGCAGGAGAAGGAGCAGCAGCGGCGGCTGGAGGACATGCAGGCTCTGCGGCGGGAGGAGGAGCGGCGGCAGGCGGAGCGCGAGCAG GAATATATTCGTCACAGGCTAGAGGAGGAGCAGCGACAGCTCGAGATCCTTCAGCAACAGCTGCTCCAGGAACAGGCCCTGCTGCTG GAATACAAGCGGAAGCAGCTGGAGGAGCAGCGGCAGTCAGAACGTCTCCAGAGGcagctgcagcaggagcatgcCTACCTCAAGTCcctgcagcagcagcaacagcagcagcagcttcagaaacagcagcagcagcagctcctgcCTGGGGACAGGAAGCCCCTGTACCATTATGGTCGGGGCATGAATCCCGCTGACAAACCAGCCTGGGCCCGAGAG GTAGAAGAGAGAACAAGGATGAACAAGCAGCAGAACTCTCCCTTGGCCAAGAGCAAGCCAGGCAGCACGGGGCCTGAGCCCCCCATCCCCCAGGCCTCCCCAGGGCCCCCAGGACCCCTTTCCCAGACTCCTCCTATGCAGAGGCCGGTGGAGCCCCAGGAGGGACCGCACAAG AGCCTGGTGGCACACCGGGTCCCACTGAAGCCATATGCAGCACCTGTACCCCGATCCCAGTCCCTGCAGGACCAGCCCACCCGAAACCTGGCTGCCTTCCCAGCCTCCCATGACCCCGACCCTGCCATCCCCGCACCCACTGCCACGCCCAGTGCCCGAGGAGCTGTTATCCGCCAGAATTCAGACCCCACCTCTGAAGGACCTGGCCCCAGCCCGAATCCCCCAGCCTGGGTCCGCCCAGATAACGAGGCCCCACCCAAG GTGCCTCAGAGAACCTCATCTATTGCCACTGCCCTTAACACCAGTGGGGCCGGAGGGTCCCGGCCAGCCCAGGCAGTCCGTGCCAG ACCTCGCAGCAACTCCGCCTGGCAAATCTATCTGCAAAGGCGGGCAGAGCGGGGCACCCCAAAGCCTCCAGGGCCCCCTGCTCAGCCCCCTGGCCCGCCCAACGCCTCTAG TAACCCCGACCTCAGGAGGAGCGACCCTGGCTGGGAACGCTCGGACAGCGTCCTTCCAGCCTCTCACGGGCACCTCCCCCAGGCTGGCTCACTGGAGCGGAACCGCGTGGGAG CCTCCTCCAAACTGGACAGCTCCCCTGTGCTCTCCCCTGGGAATAAAGCCAAGCCCGACGACCACCGCTCACGGCCAGGCCGGCCCGCA GACTTTGTGTTGCTGAAAGAGCGGACTCTGGACGAggcccctcggcctcccaagaaggCCATGGACTACTCGTCGTCCAGCGAGGAGGTGGAAAGCAgtgaggaggacgaggaggaaggCGAAGGCGGGCCAGCAGAGGGGAGCAGAGATACCCCTGGGGGCCG CAGCGATGGGGATACAGACAGCGTCAGCACCATGGTGGTCCACGACGTCGAGGAGATCACCGGGACCCAGCCCCCATATGGGGGCGGCACCATGGTGGTCCAGCGC ACCCCTGAAGAAGAGCGGAACCTGCTGCATGCTGACAGCAATGGGTACACAAACCTGCCTGACGTGGTCCAGCCCAGCCACTCACCCACCGAGAACAGCAAAGGCCAAAGCCCACCCTCGAAGGATGGGAGTGGTGAC TACCAGTCTCGTGGGCTGGTAAAGGCCCCTGGCAAGAGCTCGTTCACGATGTTTGTGGATCTAGGGATCTACCAGCCTGGAGGCAGTGGGGACAGCATCCCCATCACAG CCCTAGTGGGTGGAGAGGGCACTCGGCTCGACCAGCTGCAGTACGACGTGAGGAAGGGTTCTGTGGTCAACGTGAATCCCACCAACACCCGGGCCCACAGTGAGACCCCTGAGATCCGGAAGTACAAGAAGCGATTCAACTCCGAGATCCTCTGTGCAGCCCTTTGGG GGGTCAACCTGCTGGTGGGCACGGAGAACGGGCTGATGTTGCTGGACCGAAGTGGGCAGGGCAAGGTGTATGGACTCATTGGGCGGCGACGCTTCCAGCAGATGGATGTGCTGGAGGGGCTCAACCTGCTCATCACCATCTCAG ggaaaaggaacaaactacggGTGTATTACCTGTCCTGGCTCCGGAACAAGATTCTGCACAATGACCCAGAAGTGGAGAAGAAGCAGGGCTGGACCACCGTGGGGGACATGGAGGGCTGCGGGCACTACCGTGTCG TGAAATACGAGCGGATTAAGTTCCTGGTCATCGCCCTCAAGAGCTCCGTGGAGGTGTATGCCTGGGCCCCCAAACCCTACCACAAATTCATGGCCTTCAAG TCCTTTGCCGACCTCCCCCACCGCCCTCTGCTGGTCGACCTGACAGTAGAGGAGGGGCAGCGGCTCAAGGTCATCTATGGCTCCAGTGCTGGCTTCCATGCTGTGGATGTCGACTCGGGGAACAGCTATGACATCTACATCCCTGTGCAC aTCCAGAGCCAGATCACGCCCCATGCCATCATCTTCCTCCCCAACACCGACGGCATGGAGATGCTGCTGTGCTACGAGGACGAGGGCGTCTACGTCAACACATACGGGCGCATCATTAAGGATGTGGTGCTGCAGTGGGGGGAGATGCCTACTTCTGTGG CCTACATCTGCTCCAACCAGATAATGGGCTGGGGTGAGAAAGCCATTGAGATCCGCTCTGTGGAGACGGGCCACCTCGACGGGGTCTTCATGCACAAACGAGCTCAGAGGCTCAAGTTCCTGTGTGAGCGGAATGACAAG GTGTTTTTTGCCTCAGTCCGCTCTGGGGGCAGCAGCCAAGTTTACTTCATGACTCTGAACCGTAACTGCATCATGAACTGGTGA
- the MINK1 gene encoding misshapen-like kinase 1 isoform X21, whose product MGDPAPARSLDDIDLSALRDPAGIFELVEVVGNGTYGQVYKGRHVKTGQLAAIKVMDVTEDEEEEIKQEINMLKKYSHHRNIATYYGAFIKKSPPGNDDQLWLVMEFCGAGSVTDLVKNTKGNALKEDCIAYICREILRGLAHLHAHKVIHRDIKGQNVLLTENAEVKLVDFGVSAQLDRTVGRRNTFIGTPYWMAPEVIACDENPDATYDYRSDIWSLGITAIEMAEGAPPLCDMHPMRALFLIPRNPPPRLKSKKWSKKFIDFIDTCLIKTYLSRPPTEQLLKFPFIRDQPTERQVRIQLKDHIDRSRKKRGEKEETEYEYSGSEEEDDSHGEEGEPSSIMNVPGESTLRREFLRLQQENKSNSEALKQQQQLQQQQQRDPEAHIKHLLHQRQRRIEEQKEERRRVEEQQRREREQRKLQEKEQQRRLEDMQALRREEERRQAEREQEYIRHRLEEEQRQLEILQQQLLQEQALLLEYKRKQLEEQRQSERLQRQLQQEHAYLKSLQQQQQQQQLQKQQQQQLLPGDRKPLYHYGRGMNPADKPAWAREVEERTRMNKQQNSPLAKSKPGSTGPEPPIPQASPGPPGPLSQTPPMQRPVEPQEGPHKSLQDQPTRNLAAFPASHDPDPAIPAPTATPSARGAVIRQNSDPTSEGPGPSPNPPAWVRPDNEAPPKVPQRTSSIATALNTSGAGGSRPAQAVRASNPDLRRSDPGWERSDSVLPASHGHLPQAGSLERNRVGASSKLDSSPVLSPGNKAKPDDHRSRPGRPADFVLLKERTLDEAPRPPKKAMDYSSSSEEVESSEEDEEEGEGGPAEGSRDTPGGRSDGDTDSVSTMVVHDVEEITGTQPPYGGGTMVVQRTPEEERNLLHADSNGYTNLPDVVQPSHSPTENSKGQSPPSKDGSGDYQSRGLVKAPGKSSFTMFVDLGIYQPGGSGDSIPITALVGGEGTRLDQLQYDVRKGSVVNVNPTNTRAHSETPEIRKYKKRFNSEILCAALWGVNLLVGTENGLMLLDRSGQGKVYGLIGRRRFQQMDVLEGLNLLITISGKRNKLRVYYLSWLRNKILHNDPEVEKKQGWTTVGDMEGCGHYRVVKYERIKFLVIALKSSVEVYAWAPKPYHKFMAFKSFADLPHRPLLVDLTVEEGQRLKVIYGSSAGFHAVDVDSGNSYDIYIPVHIQSQITPHAIIFLPNTDGMEMLLCYEDEGVYVNTYGRIIKDVVLQWGEMPTSVAYICSNQIMGWGEKAIEIRSVETGHLDGVFMHKRAQRLKFLCERNDKVFFASVRSGGSSQVYFMTLNRNCIMNW is encoded by the exons GACCCTGCTGGGATCTTTGAGCTTGTGGAGGTGGTCGGCAATGGAACCTACGGACAGGTGTACAAG GGTCGGCATGTCAAGACGGGGCAGCTGGCTGCCATCAAGGTCATGGATGTCACGGAG GACGAGGAGGAAGAGATCAAACAGGAGATCAACATGCTGAAAAAGTACTCTCACCACCGCAACATCGCCACCTACTACGGAGCCTTCATCAAGAAGAGCCCCCCAGGAAACGATGATCAGCTCTGG CTGGTGATGGAGTTCTGTGGTGCTGGTTCGGTGACTGACCTGGTAAAGAACACGAAAGGCAACGCCCTGAAGGAGGACTGTATCGCCTATATCTGCAGGGAGATCCTCAGG GGTCTGGCCCATCTCCATGCCCACAAGGTGATCCATCGAGACATCAAGGGGCAGAATGTGCTGCTGACAGAGAATGCTGAGGTCAAGCTAG TGGATTTTGGGGTGAGTGCTCAGCTGGACCGCACCGTGGGCAGACGGAACACTTTCATTGGGACTCCCTACTGGATGGCTCCAGAGGTCATCGCCTGTGATGAGAACCCTGATGCCACCTATGATTACAGG AGTGATATTTGGTCTCTAGGAATCACAGCCATCGAGATGGCAGAGGGAGCCCCCC CTCTGTGTGACATGCACCCCATGCGAGCCCTCTTCCTCATTCCTCGGAACCCTCCGCCCAGGCTCAAGTCCAAGAAGTG GTCTAAGAAGTTCATTGACTTCATTGACACATGTCTCATCAAGACTTACCTGAGCCGCCCACCCACGGAGCAGCTACTGAAGTTTCCCTTCATCCGGGACCAGCCCACGGAGCGGCAGGTCCGCATCCAGCTTAAGGACCACATTGACCGATCCCGGAAGAAGCGGGGTGAGAAAG AGGAGACAGAATATGAGTACAGCGGCAGCGAGGAGGAAGATGACAGCCATGGAGAGGAAGGAGAGCCAAG CTCCATCATGAACGTGCCTGGAGAGTCGACTCTACGCCGGGAGTTTCTCCGGCTCCAGCAGGAAAATAAGAGCAACTCAGAGGCtttaaaacagcagcagcagctgcagcagcagcagcagcgagaCCCCGAGGCACACATCAAACACCTGCTGCACCAGCGGCAGCGGCGCATAGAGGAGCAGAAGGAGGAGCGGCGCCGCGTGGAGGAG CAACAGCGGCGGGAGCGGGAGCAGCGGAAGCTGCAGGAGAAGGAGCAGCAGCGGCGGCTGGAGGACATGCAGGCTCTGCGGCGGGAGGAGGAGCGGCGGCAGGCGGAGCGCGAGCAG GAATATATTCGTCACAGGCTAGAGGAGGAGCAGCGACAGCTCGAGATCCTTCAGCAACAGCTGCTCCAGGAACAGGCCCTGCTGCTG GAATACAAGCGGAAGCAGCTGGAGGAGCAGCGGCAGTCAGAACGTCTCCAGAGGcagctgcagcaggagcatgcCTACCTCAAGTCcctgcagcagcagcaacagcagcagcagcttcagaaacagcagcagcagcagctcctgcCTGGGGACAGGAAGCCCCTGTACCATTATGGTCGGGGCATGAATCCCGCTGACAAACCAGCCTGGGCCCGAGAG GTAGAAGAGAGAACAAGGATGAACAAGCAGCAGAACTCTCCCTTGGCCAAGAGCAAGCCAGGCAGCACGGGGCCTGAGCCCCCCATCCCCCAGGCCTCCCCAGGGCCCCCAGGACCCCTTTCCCAGACTCCTCCTATGCAGAGGCCGGTGGAGCCCCAGGAGGGACCGCACAAG TCCCTGCAGGACCAGCCCACCCGAAACCTGGCTGCCTTCCCAGCCTCCCATGACCCCGACCCTGCCATCCCCGCACCCACTGCCACGCCCAGTGCCCGAGGAGCTGTTATCCGCCAGAATTCAGACCCCACCTCTGAAGGACCTGGCCCCAGCCCGAATCCCCCAGCCTGGGTCCGCCCAGATAACGAGGCCCCACCCAAG GTGCCTCAGAGAACCTCATCTATTGCCACTGCCCTTAACACCAGTGGGGCCGGAGGGTCCCGGCCAGCCCAGGCAGTCCGTGCCAG TAACCCCGACCTCAGGAGGAGCGACCCTGGCTGGGAACGCTCGGACAGCGTCCTTCCAGCCTCTCACGGGCACCTCCCCCAGGCTGGCTCACTGGAGCGGAACCGCGTGGGAG CCTCCTCCAAACTGGACAGCTCCCCTGTGCTCTCCCCTGGGAATAAAGCCAAGCCCGACGACCACCGCTCACGGCCAGGCCGGCCCGCA GACTTTGTGTTGCTGAAAGAGCGGACTCTGGACGAggcccctcggcctcccaagaaggCCATGGACTACTCGTCGTCCAGCGAGGAGGTGGAAAGCAgtgaggaggacgaggaggaaggCGAAGGCGGGCCAGCAGAGGGGAGCAGAGATACCCCTGGGGGCCG CAGCGATGGGGATACAGACAGCGTCAGCACCATGGTGGTCCACGACGTCGAGGAGATCACCGGGACCCAGCCCCCATATGGGGGCGGCACCATGGTGGTCCAGCGC ACCCCTGAAGAAGAGCGGAACCTGCTGCATGCTGACAGCAATGGGTACACAAACCTGCCTGACGTGGTCCAGCCCAGCCACTCACCCACCGAGAACAGCAAAGGCCAAAGCCCACCCTCGAAGGATGGGAGTGGTGAC TACCAGTCTCGTGGGCTGGTAAAGGCCCCTGGCAAGAGCTCGTTCACGATGTTTGTGGATCTAGGGATCTACCAGCCTGGAGGCAGTGGGGACAGCATCCCCATCACAG CCCTAGTGGGTGGAGAGGGCACTCGGCTCGACCAGCTGCAGTACGACGTGAGGAAGGGTTCTGTGGTCAACGTGAATCCCACCAACACCCGGGCCCACAGTGAGACCCCTGAGATCCGGAAGTACAAGAAGCGATTCAACTCCGAGATCCTCTGTGCAGCCCTTTGGG GGGTCAACCTGCTGGTGGGCACGGAGAACGGGCTGATGTTGCTGGACCGAAGTGGGCAGGGCAAGGTGTATGGACTCATTGGGCGGCGACGCTTCCAGCAGATGGATGTGCTGGAGGGGCTCAACCTGCTCATCACCATCTCAG ggaaaaggaacaaactacggGTGTATTACCTGTCCTGGCTCCGGAACAAGATTCTGCACAATGACCCAGAAGTGGAGAAGAAGCAGGGCTGGACCACCGTGGGGGACATGGAGGGCTGCGGGCACTACCGTGTCG TGAAATACGAGCGGATTAAGTTCCTGGTCATCGCCCTCAAGAGCTCCGTGGAGGTGTATGCCTGGGCCCCCAAACCCTACCACAAATTCATGGCCTTCAAG TCCTTTGCCGACCTCCCCCACCGCCCTCTGCTGGTCGACCTGACAGTAGAGGAGGGGCAGCGGCTCAAGGTCATCTATGGCTCCAGTGCTGGCTTCCATGCTGTGGATGTCGACTCGGGGAACAGCTATGACATCTACATCCCTGTGCAC aTCCAGAGCCAGATCACGCCCCATGCCATCATCTTCCTCCCCAACACCGACGGCATGGAGATGCTGCTGTGCTACGAGGACGAGGGCGTCTACGTCAACACATACGGGCGCATCATTAAGGATGTGGTGCTGCAGTGGGGGGAGATGCCTACTTCTGTGG CCTACATCTGCTCCAACCAGATAATGGGCTGGGGTGAGAAAGCCATTGAGATCCGCTCTGTGGAGACGGGCCACCTCGACGGGGTCTTCATGCACAAACGAGCTCAGAGGCTCAAGTTCCTGTGTGAGCGGAATGACAAG GTGTTTTTTGCCTCAGTCCGCTCTGGGGGCAGCAGCCAAGTTTACTTCATGACTCTGAACCGTAACTGCATCATGAACTGGTGA